In a genomic window of Shouchella clausii:
- a CDS encoding Zn-ribbon domain-containing OB-fold protein codes for MNMPASQCRHCGRLFHNGKSHCSGCDRDSLDPVDLSGKGNVYSYTEIYAAPKRFVQQAPYLIVLVEMEHGLRVTGRMLNRPVQIGDRVELHKVEDHCYYFAAL; via the coding sequence ATGAACATGCCAGCAAGCCAATGTCGCCATTGCGGCCGTTTATTCCACAACGGAAAAAGCCACTGTTCTGGTTGTGACCGTGACAGCCTCGATCCCGTTGACTTAAGTGGCAAAGGCAACGTGTACTCGTATACAGAGATTTATGCAGCGCCAAAACGATTCGTACAACAAGCCCCTTATTTGATTGTACTCGTCGAGATGGAACACGGCCTGCGCGTGACAGGCAGGATGTTGAACAGGCCGGTCCAGATAGGCGATCGAGTCGAATTGCACAAAGTAGAAGATCATTGTTACTATTTTGCTGCGCTTTAA